The window AGTCCAAGCTCTTATTTCACTTTCTGTACCTAATGGAAAAACCATAGGTAGCTTCTTAGGAATTACAATAGGATTATCTTCTTTGAGATCTTTTTTTTCTGAACTAGTTTCAATTTTTTCAGGGTTTGCTGAAACACTTTTTTGATTAATATGTTTAGAACTATCTTCAGTTTTATTCTTAATATTCTGTTCTGCCTCCTGATTGATATTTTCTTCAACAGTTTGATCAACTTCAGTCATAGAACAACTATAATAAAACATTGATAAAAGTATTAAAGGAAGCATCAATGTTTTATTAAAAAACATTTTTAAACTCATAAAAACTTTACTCCTGTAATTTAAGCTTGGAAAAGGATACCTTTTATATTTATAAAAAATTTGTGAAACACCTTTTAAGGGGAAAAAGAGGATGGACCCTAAAGGGGCATTATTTATGCTAATATTTTTTATTAATTTGTCAAATTTTTTTTGCAATTTGCTATTGGATTATTATAAAATTTTATATTATTAGTTACAAAATTTGCCAACAAAATTCTATCTGGATATTATATAAGGGAATTAAAAGAAAATATGTAAACAAGATAATAAGGTATTTAACCATGAACAAAAAAAATTTGTTAATTGGGGCTCATATGTCAATTGCAAAAGGCATAGAGCAATCTCTTTATTTAGGAAAAGAAATTGGATGTACAACCATACAAATATTTCTCAGAAGCAATCGTAGATGGGAATTTAACGATTTTACTAATCAAGAGATATATAAGTTTAATCAAGCAAAAATAGATACAAAAATAGATACGATAGTAGCTCATTCTAGATATTTGATAAATTTAGGCTCAAGCTCAGAAGAAGTACAAAATAAATCGTTATCATCTTTAGACAAAGAATTAATAAATTGCGATAAATTGGGTATAAAATACTTAGTTTTACATCCAGGCGCAGGAAATGAAAACATAGAAAAATGTATAAATAAAGTTGCACAAAATATAAATAAAATTTTAAATAATAATCATAGTAGAGTAACCATAGCTTTAGAAAATACCGCTGGTCAAGGTAGTTATATTGGCTCAACTTTTGAACAACTCTACATGTTATTAAGTTTAATAGAGGACAAAAACCGTATAGGAATATGTTTTGACACATGTCATGCATGGGCTTCAGGTTATAATTTTACCGATAAAGAAAGTTATTCTCAAATGTGGCATGAGTTTGATAGTATTATAGGACTTGATAAATTAAAAGTAATACATCTGAATAACTCAAAAACAGATATCAGCTCTCACATTGACAGGCATGAAGAGATTGATAAAGGTAAAATAGCATTGGAAGCTTTCAAGCTAATCATAAATGATAAAAGGTTAGAATCCATTCCTAAAATATTAGAGATTCCTTATAATAATTATCAAGAACTTAAAAGAAATTTAGATTTGATTAAAGAATTAGTTGATTAAATATTTAAAGGCAGCAATAGTTAAAGATTTAAGGGCTAAGAGAAACTATACTTAAGCCTCTAACTATTGCATTCTTTATTATAAAATAAAGACTACTTAATTTTATTAAGTAGATTATTTTCTTGTTATACGGCAGTGTATAACTTAAAAGTGAAGTATCCTAATTTTTATATAAATCTAAAAAAAAAAAATATTTTTTTTAAAATAAAAAAAGCAACAACAAAATTATGTAGTATTTACAGAATAATTTAAAAAATCATGTTGTTTTTTTATAAAAATTAAAAAAACGCAACAAAAAGATAAGATATTAACAAAAAATCCTTTATTTATAAACAAATTTAAGAAATTGTACTGTTTCTAATAAATAAAAAGTACAATGCCTTAAAATATAAATAATTTAAGAAATTTAAATTATATAAAAAATATATAAACCAAAATGGCTTAATAATTTTATATATCAAAAATTATTAAGCCATTTTGGTTTTCAAAATTTGTAATTAATTAAATGAAATGCTTTCTTTATGCTGGTACTTCTTGATAGCACTCTATTCTGTCATCTATTTGCCAATCTTCAAAGCCGTCTACTAATAATGCACACTCAAATCCGGTAAGAACTTCTTTTACAGATTTCTTTTCCCTTTGAAGGCTCTTAATCTTACCTTCACCAATCTTTTGATTGTTACGCAATATAACAACTTTACCCTCACGTATAAACTTACCAGAACGAACATGCATTCCGGCAACTTTACCTAAAGATTTAATATCAAAAATCTTAATAACATTACCTTCGCCAATTTTTTTAGATATATATTGAATAGGTTTAAGAGATTCTGAAAGCGCCTCTAAATCTTCTAGTAAATTATAAATAATATCAAAATGCTTTACAGTAACATTATTATTATTAATTAAATTATAAGCATTAGGTAGAGTCTTTACATGAAAAGTATAAATATAAGACTTAGTATCCATTGCTAAAATAACATCACTTTCAGTTACATCCGATAGACCAGAATATATGATATTAAAATTTTGGCCTAAAGTAGATGATAACTTATCAATAGAAGTTAATATAGCCTCTTTTGAAGAAGCATTATCAGCTTTAATAATTAAATTAATACCACTTTCAGTATACAAGCTCTTAGCTTTAACTTCTGATTGAAATTCCTGTTGATTAGAAGGTCCTTTTTTATACTCTTGTTGAGTAATTACTCTAAAAATATCTCCTGCATTTGGCTGTTGAGAAAATCCTGATATTTGAACAGGAACAGAAGGACCTACTTGTGAAAGACGTTTACCATAAGAATCAATTATAGAATTTATCTTACCAGATGTATTACCTGCAAAAAAGTAATCTCCTAAATATAAAGTTCCATGTTGAGATATAATTGTAGCAACTGGGCCACGTCCTTTCTCTAATTTTGACTCTAGAATATATCCTCTTGCAGGAACTGATATATTAGTTTTTAATTCCATTAATTGTGATTGTAAAGCAATTACCTCTAGTAATTCATCAATACCTGTTCCTAATTTTGCTGATATAGCAACAAAGGGAGTATTGCCAGCCCATTCCTCAGGAATTAAATCGTATTTAGTTAATTGCTGTTTTACTATATCCACTTGTTGTGGAGAAACTTTATCAACTTTATTAATAGCTACAATTATAGGAAGACCTACAGATTTCGCATGATTTATAGCCTCAATAGTCTGAGGTTTAACTCCATCATCAGCCGCAACAACCAAAATAGCTATATCGGCTGCTTTTAATCCTCTAACTCTAAGCATAGAAAAAGCTTCATGACCAGGAGTATCCAAAAATACCATATTACCTTGAGGTATTTTTACTTCATAAGCTCCTAAATGTTGAGTAATTCCACCTTTTTCTTTTGCAGCCACTCTTGATTTTCTTATGAAATCAAGCAAAGTAGTTTTACCATGATCAACATGACCTATTACAACTACAATTGGATTTCTTTCCTGCCAAGTACCTTCTTGTGAAACCTTATCAGATATACGATTAGATATCTTTTGATTAATTTTTTTAGTCTCTGCATTAGAACTACTAATAACATTAATACCATAAAGATCAGCTATTTTTTTTACCATTTTTTCAGGTAAAATCTGATTTTTAGTAATAACAATTCCTTGTTTTAATAAAGTCAATATAATTTCACTTACAGGTTTATTTATCTTTTCAGCAAGAATAGATAGTGCAACTGGTTCTAAAACAAGAGAGTTTTTATCGGGATTAGATTGAACTTTCTGCGGATTATCATGTTTAGAAATCTTATCAGCAGATTCATCTTTTAACGTTTTACTTATACTACTTGTGGAATTTGGATGCAATTCATTCAAAGAATTATCTGATATTTGATCTGTATCAGATTCTATATCCGTTTTTGTTTTTGACGAAATTTTATTCTTAACTTCTTCTTCTATGAGTTCGACTATATCTGAAGGAAGAACAGATATATGACTTGAAACTTCTACTCCTAAAGAACTTAATATATTAATTAATTCTTTACTAGTTAGTCCAAGTTTTTTAGATAATTCATATACACGTATTGCCATTTAACGTTTAACTTTCAATAAAAATTTTTATTCTTTTAAAATACCAAATTCCTGCTCATCTTCTAGTTCTAAATTAGACTTAACTAATTCAATATCGATTCCAGTTAATTTAGATGCTAATGAGATATTTTGACCGAGTTTACCTATTGCAAGAGATCGTTGATCTTCATCAAGCCAAACTTTAGCTCTTTTATTGTCTATTAATTCAACTCTATTGACCTGAGCAGGTTTTAAAGCATCTTTTATCAAATCTTCAACAGAATTGCCTAAAGCTATTATGTCTATTTTTTCGCTGCCTAATTCACGCAAAATAGGCTTTATTCTAACTCCACCAACACCTACGCATGTCCCTACAGGATCAATATTCTTATCATTTGAAAGAACTAAGACTTTAGACTTATAACCAGCAATTCTAGCTATTTTTTTTACTTCCACAAGTTTCTCAAAAACTTCAGGTATTTCAATTTCAAAAAGTTTTTTTAAAAAATCGGTAGAAGATCTATCCAGAATTAATTGATTTTCAGCTTGGGGTTGTGGTAAAACCTCCTTAAGCAATGCTCTAATTGGGTATCCTACGACACATTTATCCCCAGGAATAGATAAGTTTTTAGGTAAAAATGCCAAATGATCTTGGATCTTAACAGTAAAGCCATTTCTTTCACATTTGTGAATTATAGCTTGAATAATAGTTCCTTCTTTTGGCTTAAATTCTTGATATATAGCTTGTGCTTCTATAGATCTTATTTTTTGAGCAATTACTTGCTTTGCTTTTAGTATATCTATTCTTCCAATTTTACCCTCAAACGGAAGATTTATGACTTCTGTTAAATTAATTTCAGGGGAAAAAGTACGAGCTTTTCTTAAACTTATCTCTTTGTCTTCATCAGATACAGTAGATACAACAGTTTTTTCTATTAAAACTTCTATTTCATCTTCTTTTCTGTTGTAATTAACTTTAAGCTCTAAATCTGGGTATTTTTTTTTATAAGCAGCAAGTATACCTTCAGCTATGATTTGAGCTAAAGTATTTTTATCAAGACCTTTTTCTTCAACAAGTTCTTCTATTACTTGAGATAGTTTCACTTTATTCCTCGACTTTATTTCGATTTTATATAGATCTGAAGCTATTAAGTGATTAATTCAAAAGTTTATCACTTAAAAATCAGTATCATCAATGCTTTTTTACATATCAGGACTTATCTAAAGTTTAACATAATCAAACAGATTCGTCTATTAAGTTAAATGTTTTAATGTTTATTGCTTTAAGATTTATTTGTACTCCTAAAAATTATAACAAATGCTGCATATTTTTCAATTGATAGCAATTTAACTAATAAAATTCTTCCTGCTTTTATGAAGTTTTTATTGTAGAGGGTACCTTTTCTATTTGTGTGAAAACCTACTATTATATTATATATAATTATATATATATAGTAGTAGTAGGTGAGACCATTTTTTGTGGATAACTTGCTATAATTTTATATCAAAACACTGTCTAAATCACACTATTGAGAGATCAAAAAAATGTGAATTTAATGTGGAAAGTATGTGGATAATTTGTGGATAATTTTTATTTTATATATCATTATGCTGATCAGATCGATGTTTTAAAAATGGCGCTTTGAAAACATCGATTAAAAGGCACTATTGGTATATGAGCAATTAGTTTTCCACACGTTTTCCACACGTTTTCCACAGAGTTATCCACATTTTGACCTTTTAAAAATTTTAAAAACTTTTCACATAGAAAAGGTCGTTTTTTTTAATCCTATTACGAAAAAATATTGATTTTAGTGCAACTTTTAAATTATTTCAGCTATTTTTAATCTTAATTGAAAAGTCATCATATCGTTTTTAATCGCAATTCATATTTGTAAAAATTTTTTAAGATAAAAATGAAAATTTTAGCTGGTATTTAATTTTATTTTTCATTTTTGTGATTAATTATTTTAATATAAATTTCTCTTATTCTTTTTATATCATCTAACCATTCTTGACTTACGCTTCGATTTCTTAATACATAAGATGGATGGTATATTGGAATAATTA of the Candidatus Babela massiliensis genome contains:
- a CDS encoding deoxyribonuclease IV, producing the protein MNKKNLLIGAHMSIAKGIEQSLYLGKEIGCTTIQIFLRSNRRWEFNDFTNQEIYKFNQAKIDTKIDTIVAHSRYLINLGSSSEEVQNKSLSSLDKELINCDKLGIKYLVLHPGAGNENIEKCINKVAQNINKILNNNHSRVTIALENTAGQGSYIGSTFEQLYMLLSLIEDKNRIGICFDTCHAWASGYNFTDKESYSQMWHEFDSIIGLDKLKVIHLNNSKTDISSHIDRHEEIDKGKIALEAFKLIINDKRLESIPKILEIPYNNYQELKRNLDLIKELVD
- the infB gene encoding translation initiation factor IF-2, whose product is MAIRVYELSKKLGLTSKELINILSSLGVEVSSHISVLPSDIVELIEEEVKNKISSKTKTDIESDTDQISDNSLNELHPNSTSSISKTLKDESADKISKHDNPQKVQSNPDKNSLVLEPVALSILAEKINKPVSEIILTLLKQGIVITKNQILPEKMVKKIADLYGINVISSSNAETKKINQKISNRISDKVSQEGTWQERNPIVVVIGHVDHGKTTLLDFIRKSRVAAKEKGGITQHLGAYEVKIPQGNMVFLDTPGHEAFSMLRVRGLKAADIAILVVAADDGVKPQTIEAINHAKSVGLPIIVAINKVDKVSPQQVDIVKQQLTKYDLIPEEWAGNTPFVAISAKLGTGIDELLEVIALQSQLMELKTNISVPARGYILESKLEKGRGPVATIISQHGTLYLGDYFFAGNTSGKINSIIDSYGKRLSQVGPSVPVQISGFSQQPNAGDIFRVITQQEYKKGPSNQQEFQSEVKAKSLYTESGINLIIKADNASSKEAILTSIDKLSSTLGQNFNIIYSGLSDVTESDVILAMDTKSYIYTFHVKTLPNAYNLINNNNVTVKHFDIIYNLLEDLEALSESLKPIQYISKKIGEGNVIKIFDIKSLGKVAGMHVRSGKFIREGKVVILRNNQKIGEGKIKSLQREKKSVKEVLTGFECALLVDGFEDWQIDDRIECYQEVPA
- the nusA gene encoding transcription termination factor NusA, with amino-acid sequence MKLSQVIEELVEEKGLDKNTLAQIIAEGILAAYKKKYPDLELKVNYNRKEDEIEVLIEKTVVSTVSDEDKEISLRKARTFSPEINLTEVINLPFEGKIGRIDILKAKQVIAQKIRSIEAQAIYQEFKPKEGTIIQAIIHKCERNGFTVKIQDHLAFLPKNLSIPGDKCVVGYPIRALLKEVLPQPQAENQLILDRSSTDFLKKLFEIEIPEVFEKLVEVKKIARIAGYKSKVLVLSNDKNIDPVGTCVGVGGVRIKPILRELGSEKIDIIALGNSVEDLIKDALKPAQVNRVELIDNKRAKVWLDEDQRSLAIGKLGQNISLASKLTGIDIELVKSNLELEDEQEFGILKE